A part of uncultured Campylobacter sp. genomic DNA contains:
- the bcp gene encoding thioredoxin-dependent thiol peroxidase has translation MQRKTQIEDEFSAEDRERKITLQAGDVAPAFTLQNADGASVALKDFAGKRIALYFYPKDNTPGCTTEACEFSAAYDDFIAADCVIVGISPDSAKSHAGFIAKQSLKHILLSDPQHEVAKLYGAWQVRKNYGREYLGIVRSTFLIGADGKILKVYKSVKAKDHAAKVLADLLAAGK, from the coding sequence ATGCAGAGAAAAACACAGATCGAAGACGAGTTTAGCGCAGAGGATCGCGAGCGCAAAATCACGCTGCAAGCAGGAGACGTAGCGCCCGCTTTTACGCTGCAAAACGCCGACGGAGCGAGCGTCGCGCTAAAGGATTTCGCAGGCAAGAGGATCGCGCTGTATTTTTACCCCAAGGATAACACTCCCGGCTGCACGACCGAAGCGTGCGAATTTAGCGCCGCGTACGATGACTTTATCGCTGCAGACTGCGTGATCGTAGGCATCAGCCCCGACAGCGCCAAATCCCACGCAGGCTTCATCGCCAAGCAAAGCCTAAAGCACATCCTGCTGAGCGATCCGCAGCACGAGGTAGCCAAGCTATACGGCGCGTGGCAGGTGCGCAAAAACTACGGGCGCGAGTATCTAGGCATCGTGCGCTCGACCTTTCTGATCGGTGCGGACGGCAAAATTTTAAAGGTCTATAAAAGCGTCAAGGCGAAAGATCACGCCGCAAAGGTGCTTGCAGATCTGCTAGCTGCGGGGAAATAA
- a CDS encoding VOC family protein: MQRALKFYRDGLGFKTDCKDDDPPVCFFNTPGTKFELYPLDALARDISENDPPKGSGFGGITLAYNVKNKEDVASIIELVKKAGGTIIKEPQDTFWGGYHAYFADPDGYYWEVAWGPGFKFDEDGLLKF, translated from the coding sequence ATGCAAAGGGCGCTGAAATTTTACAGAGACGGCCTAGGATTTAAGACGGATTGCAAGGACGACGACCCGCCGGTATGTTTTTTCAATACGCCTGGGACCAAATTTGAGCTCTATCCATTGGACGCGCTGGCGCGAGATATCAGCGAAAACGATCCGCCCAAGGGCAGCGGATTTGGAGGTATCACGCTAGCCTATAACGTAAAAAACAAAGAGGACGTAGCTAGCATCATAGAGCTAGTAAAAAAGGCGGGCGGAACTATCATCAAGGAGCCCCAAGATACGTTTTGGGGCGGATATCACGCGTATTTTGCCGATCCCGACGGATACTACTGGGAGGTGGCTTGGGGGCCTGGTTTTAAATTTGACGAGGACGGGCTGCTCAAATTTTAG